A single window of Syntrophus aciditrophicus SB DNA harbors:
- a CDS encoding IS5-like element ISSac2 family transposase — MADMKVHIPERQLLMFETQFSDVLNPEHELLRAARLIDWDNIHDTLSAYYSLRGRQGKSIRLMVGIHILKHRYNCSDERAVEMLHENAYWQCFCGFNSFQRGQIMEATSLVKFRNRIGTEGMKEIEAALLKTWSEMGLVKARRVAVDTTAQPKNIAYPTDADLLYRIREKIVKQVQRVREEVTLRKPFRTFNRSGKKLLLGIKKFHRKNPEGRKEEIKKLKEMTRHVVEKTGRVVSSLYRRGLKESGRKLNRLVSLGKKIVNQTEEVLSGHLPRKRIYSLHEPNVAVIRKGKSHPDTEFGALIALAKNDDGLILSHVEYQHNVADVKTLGRVITGIKTNVGQRPREVAADRGFDQSLKKQENCRRRWGIKRIAIPKKGKTPHPDSKESWFRKALKQRVKIEPVIGHLKSDHRMNRCRYKGAAGDTVNVVWATLAWNMKKIVQLHGQMG; from the coding sequence GTGGCTGATATGAAAGTACATATTCCAGAAAGGCAACTTCTTATGTTCGAGACGCAGTTTTCGGATGTCCTCAACCCGGAGCATGAGTTACTTCGTGCCGCACGCTTGATCGATTGGGACAACATCCATGATACACTGTCTGCTTACTATAGCCTCCGGGGTCGCCAGGGGAAATCCATTCGACTGATGGTCGGCATACACATTTTGAAACATCGCTATAACTGTTCCGACGAACGAGCGGTTGAAATGCTGCATGAAAACGCCTACTGGCAGTGCTTTTGCGGATTCAACAGCTTTCAGCGTGGACAGATTATGGAAGCCACATCCCTGGTGAAGTTTCGGAATCGAATCGGCACGGAAGGGATGAAAGAGATAGAGGCGGCGTTGCTCAAGACCTGGTCCGAGATGGGCTTGGTAAAAGCCAGACGGGTGGCGGTCGATACCACTGCTCAACCCAAGAACATCGCCTATCCGACGGACGCCGATCTCCTTTACCGGATTAGAGAGAAGATCGTCAAGCAAGTCCAAAGGGTTCGTGAGGAGGTAACCCTTCGGAAGCCCTTTCGCACCTTCAATCGATCTGGTAAAAAACTCCTCCTCGGAATCAAGAAGTTCCACCGAAAAAATCCGGAAGGCAGGAAAGAGGAGATCAAAAAACTCAAAGAGATGACCCGTCATGTGGTCGAAAAGACCGGAAGGGTGGTAAGCAGTCTTTACCGTCGAGGGCTCAAGGAATCGGGACGGAAACTCAATCGTCTGGTTTCTCTCGGGAAGAAAATCGTCAATCAAACGGAGGAGGTTCTCTCCGGCCACCTTCCTCGAAAGCGGATTTACTCCCTTCATGAGCCGAATGTGGCCGTGATCAGGAAAGGAAAGAGCCACCCCGACACTGAGTTTGGAGCACTTATTGCTCTTGCAAAAAACGATGACGGTTTGATCCTGTCCCATGTGGAATATCAGCATAACGTCGCCGATGTGAAGACCTTGGGACGGGTGATCACCGGAATCAAGACCAATGTGGGACAACGACCACGAGAAGTTGCGGCGGATCGGGGATTCGATCAATCCCTCAAAAAACAGGAAAACTGCCGCAGACGGTGGGGCATCAAAAGAATCGCCATTCCAAAGAAGGGAAAGACGCCTCATCCGGACAGCAAAGAATCCTGGTTCAGAAAAGCCTTGAAGCAAAGAGTCAAGATTGAACCCGTTATCGGTCATCTCAAAAGCGATCATCGCATGAATCGCTGTCGGTACAAGGGAGCGGCAGGAGATACCGTCAATGTTGTATGGGCCACCCTCGCCTGGAACATGAAAAAGATTGTCCAACTGCATGGGCAAATGGGATAA
- a CDS encoding branched-chain amino acid ABC transporter substrate-binding protein, protein MSRFRKFHSFRLLFSGLLILFFIVSFAGCGKDQGKAPAGGEKKETAAGAIRIGVAGSHSGDLASYGLPTVKAAELVVKGINAKGGILGRKVELLVEDDACKPEMAANIAAKLVSSKVDAVIGHICSGATKAAIGIYKDAGIIAISPSATHPELTQSGQYPNFFRTIAPDDAQARLQVDFAINSLKARRIAVLHDKGDYGKGLAEYARKFIESSNAAQVVLFEGVTPGAVDYSAVVQKIKGSDADAVIYGGYHPEASSIVMQMRKKNMKTWFISDDGVKDITFIKVAGSYAEGVYATGPRDTSSNPLAIAANEAHKKAYGSDPGAFYLNAYAATQALLNAIEKAGSTDSEKIKQTLRSQDVDTPLGKIRFDERGDALGVGFAMYQVKNGAYVEVK, encoded by the coding sequence ATGAGTCGTTTCAGAAAATTTCATTCTTTCAGACTTTTATTTTCAGGATTGCTGATCCTGTTTTTCATTGTTTCGTTTGCAGGATGCGGTAAAGACCAGGGGAAAGCGCCTGCGGGAGGAGAAAAGAAAGAAACCGCGGCAGGAGCCATCCGGATCGGCGTCGCCGGCTCTCACAGCGGCGATCTGGCCTCCTACGGGCTGCCCACGGTCAAGGCGGCGGAACTGGTGGTTAAGGGCATCAATGCCAAAGGCGGCATTCTGGGCCGAAAGGTTGAACTGCTTGTCGAAGACGATGCCTGCAAACCGGAAATGGCGGCCAACATCGCGGCGAAACTGGTCTCCTCGAAGGTCGACGCCGTCATCGGTCACATCTGCAGCGGCGCGACGAAAGCAGCCATCGGCATATACAAGGATGCCGGGATCATTGCCATATCCCCCTCGGCAACCCACCCGGAGCTGACCCAGAGCGGGCAGTACCCGAACTTTTTCCGGACCATCGCCCCGGATGACGCCCAGGCGAGGCTGCAGGTGGATTTTGCCATCAACAGTCTGAAGGCCCGCAGGATCGCGGTTCTCCATGATAAGGGCGATTACGGCAAGGGCCTGGCCGAATACGCCAGAAAATTCATCGAGTCATCGAACGCGGCTCAGGTTGTCCTCTTCGAAGGCGTAACCCCGGGGGCGGTGGACTATTCAGCAGTCGTTCAGAAGATCAAAGGATCTGACGCCGATGCCGTTATTTATGGCGGCTATCACCCGGAGGCGTCATCCATTGTCATGCAGATGCGCAAGAAAAACATGAAAACCTGGTTCATCTCCGATGACGGGGTTAAGGACATCACATTCATCAAGGTAGCCGGCTCCTATGCCGAGGGCGTCTATGCCACCGGTCCCAGGGACACATCCTCCAATCCCCTGGCCATTGCCGCCAATGAAGCACACAAGAAAGCCTATGGTTCCGATCCCGGAGCCTTCTATCTGAATGCCTATGCGGCGACCCAGGCGCTGCTCAACGCCATCGAGAAGGCCGGCTCCACGGATTCTGAAAAGATTAAACAGACCCTGCGTTCTCAGGACGTGGATACCCCCCTGGGGAAGATCCGCTTTGACGAACGTGGGGATGCCCTGGGCGTGGGTTTTGCCATGTATCAAGTAAAAAACGGAGCCTACGTCGAGGTTAAATAA
- a CDS encoding branched-chain amino acid ABC transporter permease, with product MDYFLELLVGGLTRGSIYALIALGYTMVYGIIELINFAHGEIYMIGAFTALIVAGVLTLNGFSGISVLILAAVFAVVYASAYGFTVEKIAYKPLRQAPRLSPLISAIGMSIFLQNYVLLAQTSDFLPFPNLLPQFDFMAPYAHIMGSTELFIVATTALIMIFLTLLIKFTRMGKAMRATAQDRTMAMLTGVNVNRVISNTFILGSALAAIGGVLIASHIGRINFYIGFIAGIKAFTAAVLGGIGSIPGAVLGGLVLGWTESFATGYVSSDYEDVFAFLLLVLVLIFRPAGLLGRSPTRKV from the coding sequence ATGGACTATTTTCTGGAGCTTCTGGTCGGGGGGCTGACCCGCGGCAGTATTTACGCCCTCATCGCCCTCGGCTACACGATGGTGTACGGCATCATCGAATTGATCAATTTCGCTCACGGCGAGATTTACATGATCGGGGCCTTCACGGCGCTGATCGTCGCCGGCGTGCTCACCCTTAATGGATTTTCAGGAATTTCCGTTCTGATCCTGGCGGCGGTCTTTGCCGTGGTTTACGCCTCCGCCTACGGGTTTACCGTGGAAAAAATCGCCTATAAGCCGCTGCGTCAGGCGCCACGGCTTTCGCCGTTGATCAGCGCCATCGGGATGTCCATTTTTCTTCAGAATTACGTCCTCCTTGCCCAGACCTCCGATTTCCTCCCCTTCCCCAATCTTTTGCCCCAGTTTGACTTCATGGCCCCCTATGCTCACATCATGGGTTCGACCGAACTGTTCATCGTCGCCACGACAGCTTTGATCATGATCTTCCTCACCCTGCTGATCAAATTTACACGGATGGGAAAGGCGATGCGCGCCACCGCCCAGGACCGCACGATGGCCATGCTCACCGGCGTCAACGTCAACCGCGTGATCTCCAACACCTTCATCCTGGGTTCCGCCCTGGCCGCTATCGGAGGCGTGCTCATCGCTTCCCACATCGGCCGGATCAATTTCTACATCGGTTTTATCGCCGGGATCAAGGCGTTTACCGCGGCTGTGCTGGGCGGAATCGGCAGCATCCCGGGCGCCGTCCTCGGCGGACTGGTTCTGGGATGGACGGAAAGCTTCGCCACGGGTTATGTCTCCAGCGATTACGAAGATGTCTTTGCGTTCCTGCTGCTGGTGCTCGTTTTGATTTTCCGACCCGCCGGCCTTCTGGGGCGATCTCCAACCCGCAAGGTATAA
- the livM gene encoding high-affinity branched-chain amino acid ABC transporter permease LivM: MKKVKNAVLTSLWFMFLTFPLLAIRVNTIENIVEWRWKNMIIVGIGTFVMSLLWQYMQARKGSGPGPAEKKNEYLHFFSRKILDEPLIYKSILVSGGLFALVFPFLFSSYQTSIMTTALLYIVLGLGLNIVVGLAGLLDLGYVAFYAVGAYTYALLNVHFGVGFWTALPIGALLAACFGVILGFPVLRLRGDYLAIVTLGFGEIIRLILENWNAFSFGPSGISNIPRPGFFGIELSLQNATIYIYYLMIALCLFTILVVNRLQHSRIGRAWIALREDELACEAMGVDKTRTKLTAFALGATWAGMAGVILAAKTTFINPASFTFLESAMILSIVVLGGMGSIPGVILGALLLMLLPEYLRVFKDYRMLLFGATMVLMMVFRPQGMITAVRRTYQYKENDS, encoded by the coding sequence ATGAAGAAGGTAAAGAATGCCGTCCTGACCTCCCTCTGGTTCATGTTTCTCACGTTTCCTCTACTGGCGATCCGGGTGAACACGATCGAAAACATTGTGGAATGGCGTTGGAAAAACATGATTATCGTCGGAATCGGCACCTTCGTTATGTCGCTTCTCTGGCAATACATGCAGGCCAGAAAGGGATCAGGTCCGGGACCGGCTGAAAAGAAAAATGAATACCTGCATTTTTTTTCCCGAAAAATTCTCGATGAACCGTTGATTTACAAGTCGATCCTTGTTTCCGGTGGACTGTTCGCCCTTGTTTTTCCCTTTCTTTTCTCCAGTTATCAGACCAGCATCATGACGACGGCTCTTCTTTACATCGTTCTCGGACTGGGACTGAACATCGTCGTGGGACTTGCGGGCCTGCTCGATCTAGGCTATGTGGCCTTTTATGCCGTAGGCGCTTACACCTATGCCCTTCTCAATGTCCACTTCGGCGTGGGATTCTGGACCGCGCTGCCCATCGGCGCCCTGCTCGCCGCCTGTTTCGGCGTTATCCTCGGCTTTCCCGTCCTGAGGCTCCGGGGGGATTATCTGGCAATCGTAACCCTGGGATTCGGAGAAATCATCCGTCTCATTCTCGAAAACTGGAATGCCTTTTCTTTTGGCCCCAGCGGTATTTCCAACATTCCTCGCCCTGGCTTCTTCGGCATCGAACTCAGCCTGCAAAACGCCACAATTTATATCTATTATCTCATGATCGCCCTCTGCCTCTTCACCATTCTGGTGGTTAACCGCCTCCAGCATTCGCGTATCGGCCGGGCCTGGATCGCTCTTCGGGAGGATGAACTGGCCTGCGAAGCCATGGGGGTTGACAAAACTCGAACGAAACTGACCGCTTTTGCCCTGGGAGCCACCTGGGCCGGCATGGCCGGGGTGATCCTGGCCGCCAAGACCACCTTCATCAATCCGGCGAGCTTCACCTTTCTGGAATCGGCCATGATTCTATCCATCGTTGTGCTGGGAGGCATGGGTTCAATCCCCGGCGTGATTCTGGGCGCCCTGCTGTTGATGCTTCTTCCGGAATACCTGAGGGTCTTCAAGGATTACAGGATGCTCCTCTTCGGAGCCACCATGGTGCTGATGATGGTCTTCCGGCCACAGGGCATGATCACGGCCGTCCGGCGGACCTATCAGTACAAGGAGAACGATTCGTGA
- a CDS encoding ABC transporter ATP-binding protein: MDFGGLRALNAATLHVKGGEIVALIGPNGAGKTTFFNCITGLYHPTEGDIFICPPGKQRERINGLKINAVTERGLARTFQNIRLFQNMTVLENVMLARHCRSSSGILGAVLRNRKTRLEERDIVRTSFAILEKIGLADVVNLPAKNLPYGAQRRLEIARAMATEPFLLLLDEPAAGMNPQETRELEGLIRQIRDQEGISILLIEHDMKLVMSLCDRVTVLDYGQKIAEGTPREIRENPVVIKAYLGEDI, translated from the coding sequence ATGGATTTCGGCGGTCTGCGCGCCCTCAACGCTGCCACACTTCATGTCAAGGGGGGGGAAATCGTCGCCCTGATCGGACCCAACGGCGCCGGCAAGACGACCTTCTTCAACTGCATCACGGGCCTGTACCATCCAACAGAAGGCGATATCTTCATCTGCCCGCCCGGCAAACAAAGGGAACGGATCAACGGTTTGAAAATCAATGCCGTGACCGAGCGCGGGTTGGCCCGCACCTTCCAGAACATCCGCCTTTTTCAGAACATGACGGTTCTGGAAAACGTCATGCTGGCCCGCCATTGCCGAAGTTCCTCCGGAATTCTGGGTGCAGTGCTCCGAAACAGAAAGACCCGACTTGAAGAAAGGGACATCGTGCGCACCAGTTTTGCCATCCTGGAAAAGATCGGCCTCGCCGATGTGGTCAATCTGCCGGCGAAGAATCTTCCTTACGGGGCGCAGCGGCGTCTGGAGATAGCCCGGGCCATGGCCACGGAACCATTTCTTCTCCTGTTGGACGAACCCGCCGCTGGAATGAATCCTCAAGAAACACGAGAACTTGAAGGCTTGATCCGGCAGATCCGGGATCAGGAGGGGATCTCCATCCTGTTGATCGAACATGACATGAAGCTGGTTATGAGCCTTTGCGACCGGGTGACGGTTCTCGATTACGGCCAGAAAATCGCCGAGGGAACGCCCCGGGAAATCCGGGAAAACCCCGTTGTCATCAAAGCCTACCTGGGAGAGGATATCTGA
- a CDS encoding ABC transporter ATP-binding protein, which produces MLELRQVETWYGNIQALKGISIKVRPGEIITLIGANGAGKSTTLMSISGLVPPRRGEILFEGQPIHTRTPDAIVALGICQVPEGRHIFPQLTVAENLDMGAFLRRDRSGIKNDLDYVFDLFPILADRRHQPGGTLSGGEQQMLAISRALMARPKLLLLDEPSLGLAPMMVRLIFQIIRKINLENETTIFLVEQNAHMALQVAHRGYVLENGRILMEGTSEKLLHNEAVRQAYLGL; this is translated from the coding sequence ATGCTCGAATTGCGTCAGGTAGAAACCTGGTACGGGAACATCCAGGCGCTGAAAGGCATCAGCATCAAGGTCCGCCCGGGAGAAATCATCACCCTGATCGGCGCCAACGGAGCAGGGAAAAGCACGACTCTCATGTCGATTTCCGGACTCGTTCCTCCCCGGAGGGGGGAGATTCTCTTTGAGGGACAGCCCATTCACACCCGGACACCCGATGCCATCGTGGCCTTGGGAATCTGTCAGGTCCCGGAAGGCCGGCACATCTTTCCCCAATTGACCGTTGCGGAAAACCTCGACATGGGGGCCTTTCTTCGCAGGGATCGATCAGGAATCAAAAACGATCTGGACTATGTCTTCGATCTGTTTCCGATCCTTGCCGACCGCCGCCATCAGCCCGGTGGAACGCTGAGCGGCGGCGAACAGCAGATGCTGGCGATATCCCGAGCACTCATGGCCCGGCCAAAGCTTCTACTCCTCGATGAACCGTCCCTGGGTCTTGCCCCGATGATGGTCCGTCTCATCTTTCAGATCATCCGCAAAATCAACCTGGAAAACGAAACAACCATTTTTCTGGTAGAACAGAATGCCCATATGGCGCTTCAGGTCGCCCATCGGGGGTACGTCCTGGAAAACGGCAGAATTCTGATGGAAGGAACATCTGAGAAGCTTCTCCACAACGAAGCCGTCCGACAGGCCTATCTTGGACTGTAA
- a CDS encoding Hsp20/alpha crystallin family protein, which produces MNYIKISLDDEITETAREFEKTIDDMFHMINSGYSVSQRTWRPQMDIYESPDRLIIFAEMAGVKREHIHLEISSRTVKVYGRRTTGAGIGNARYHLAEIPFGYFERSLVLPAPIDTDSAEAVYADGLLEIRMTKLPLSKVHKIMFQHR; this is translated from the coding sequence ATGAATTACATCAAAATCAGTCTGGATGATGAGATCACGGAAACGGCCCGTGAGTTTGAAAAAACCATTGACGACATGTTTCACATGATCAATTCAGGCTATTCCGTTTCCCAACGCACCTGGCGGCCCCAGATGGATATCTACGAATCCCCCGACCGGCTCATTATTTTCGCGGAAATGGCCGGGGTAAAGCGGGAGCATATTCATCTGGAAATCAGCAGTCGGACCGTCAAGGTCTATGGAAGACGAACCACCGGTGCCGGAATCGGCAACGCCCGTTACCATCTCGCGGAAATTCCCTTCGGTTATTTCGAGCGGAGCCTGGTGCTGCCCGCCCCCATAGACACCGACTCCGCGGAAGCGGTTTACGCCGACGGCCTTCTGGAGATTCGCATGACCAAACTTCCTCTGAGCAAAGTCCATAAAATCATGTTCCAGCATCGTTGA
- the lon gene encoding endopeptidase La has protein sequence MPESTINEDSKIFKLPEILPIMPIFHTVAFPKMMFPMDIVGNRFIQLVDEAMAKDRLLGLVLTRKAPSAEGPLCQCEDLHRVGTCVSILKLAKQAGEKAQLVVQGLARFRIVEFLEEEPYIQARVEKIEADILIKDLEIEALMANLSTLFDRVIKLSPFLPQEFAAMAKSIQEPGDLADIIASIVNASVEDKQKILETLDIRQRLREITLIVNHQLEILELGSKIQSQVQEDIDKSQRDFYLRQQLKAIREELGESDENRVEVAEYRKKIEEKMLTEEARKEAFRELDRMSRMHPASAEYSVATTYLDWITSLPWNERTQDNQDIRQARRILDEDHYGLDKAKKRIIEYLAVRKLKPDTKGPILCFVGPPGTGKTSLAQSIARALGRKFYRISLGGVHDEAEIRGHRRTYVGALPGRIIQGIRRAESSNPVFVLDEIDKVGSDFRGDPSSALLEVLDPEQNFAFMDHYLGVAFDLSHVTFITTANILDTIPPALRDRLEVIELPGYTQDEKLRIAERYLIPRQREANGLTPEQIKFTRGAARLIISGYTREAGVRNLEREIAAVCRGVASQIAEGEISSALISARDIHRYLGPVRMISDARERISKPGIAMGLAWTPTGGDLLFVEATAMKGRKGLTLTGQLGEVMKESASAALSFIRSNAVKIGIPVDFFEETDIHIHVPAGAIPKDGPSAGVTMLAALASLLTNRTVKNDLAMTGEITLRGLVLPVGGIKEKVLAAHRAGIKTIILPKWNRKDLEEIPSKVRKEMNFVFVNDMREVLNIALSRK, from the coding sequence ATGCCGGAAAGCACGATCAACGAGGATTCCAAAATCTTCAAGTTGCCTGAAATCCTTCCCATCATGCCTATTTTTCATACCGTGGCCTTCCCGAAGATGATGTTTCCCATGGATATCGTTGGAAATCGTTTCATCCAGTTGGTAGATGAAGCCATGGCAAAGGACCGGCTGCTGGGACTGGTGCTGACCAGAAAAGCGCCGTCCGCCGAGGGACCGTTATGCCAGTGCGAGGATCTCCATCGCGTCGGCACCTGCGTATCCATCCTGAAATTGGCCAAACAGGCCGGTGAAAAGGCCCAGCTTGTGGTCCAGGGTCTTGCCCGCTTCCGGATTGTCGAATTCCTTGAAGAGGAACCTTACATCCAGGCCCGCGTCGAGAAGATCGAGGCGGACATCCTCATCAAGGATCTTGAAATCGAAGCCCTCATGGCCAATCTTTCCACTCTTTTTGATCGTGTTATCAAGCTGTCCCCGTTTCTTCCCCAGGAGTTCGCAGCCATGGCCAAATCCATCCAGGAGCCGGGCGATTTGGCCGACATCATTGCTTCCATCGTCAACGCCTCTGTGGAAGACAAGCAGAAAATCCTCGAGACGCTTGATATCCGGCAGCGCCTGAGAGAAATCACCCTCATCGTCAACCATCAGCTGGAAATTCTGGAACTGGGCAGTAAAATCCAGTCGCAGGTCCAGGAAGATATCGATAAAAGTCAGCGGGATTTCTACCTCCGCCAGCAATTGAAGGCAATCCGCGAAGAGCTGGGTGAGTCCGACGAAAACCGGGTCGAAGTCGCGGAATACCGCAAAAAGATCGAAGAGAAAATGCTGACGGAAGAGGCCAGGAAGGAAGCCTTCCGGGAACTGGACAGGATGTCGCGCATGCATCCTGCCTCGGCGGAATATTCCGTGGCGACGACTTATCTGGACTGGATCACGTCGCTTCCGTGGAATGAACGGACACAGGACAACCAGGACATCAGGCAGGCCCGTCGAATCCTCGACGAGGACCACTATGGCCTGGATAAGGCCAAAAAGCGCATCATCGAATATCTCGCTGTCCGCAAACTTAAGCCGGACACGAAAGGGCCGATTCTCTGCTTTGTCGGGCCGCCGGGAACAGGAAAAACCTCATTGGCCCAATCGATTGCCCGGGCGCTGGGACGGAAATTTTATCGGATTTCTCTGGGCGGGGTTCACGATGAAGCGGAAATCCGCGGTCACCGCCGGACTTACGTCGGCGCGCTGCCGGGGCGCATCATTCAGGGAATTCGCCGGGCTGAATCCAGCAACCCCGTTTTCGTACTCGATGAAATCGACAAGGTGGGCAGCGACTTCCGGGGAGATCCCTCCTCCGCTCTGCTGGAAGTGCTTGATCCGGAGCAGAATTTCGCCTTCATGGATCACTACCTGGGTGTTGCGTTTGACCTTTCCCATGTGACCTTCATCACCACGGCAAACATCCTGGACACCATCCCGCCCGCCCTCAGGGATCGCCTTGAAGTCATCGAACTGCCGGGTTACACCCAGGATGAAAAGCTGCGGATCGCGGAACGCTATCTGATTCCCCGGCAGAGGGAGGCCAACGGCCTGACTCCGGAGCAGATCAAGTTCACCCGCGGCGCCGCCAGACTGATCATTTCCGGCTATACCCGTGAAGCGGGCGTCCGCAACCTGGAACGGGAAATCGCCGCGGTCTGCCGTGGCGTCGCCAGCCAGATTGCCGAAGGTGAAATCTCATCGGCGCTCATCAGCGCCCGTGATATTCATCGGTACCTGGGACCTGTCCGAATGATTTCGGACGCCAGGGAGCGGATATCCAAACCGGGCATTGCCATGGGACTGGCCTGGACTCCTACAGGAGGCGACCTGCTGTTTGTTGAAGCGACCGCCATGAAGGGCAGAAAAGGCCTGACCCTGACCGGACAACTGGGAGAGGTCATGAAGGAATCGGCCAGCGCCGCGCTCAGTTTCATCCGCTCCAACGCGGTAAAAATCGGTATCCCGGTCGACTTTTTTGAAGAAACCGACATTCACATACACGTCCCCGCGGGCGCAATCCCCAAGGACGGCCCTTCCGCCGGGGTGACCATGCTTGCCGCGCTGGCCTCCCTGCTCACAAATCGAACGGTAAAAAACGATCTGGCAATGACGGGAGAAATTACTCTGCGAGGGCTGGTACTTCCCGTAGGAGGCATCAAGGAGAAAGTGCTGGCTGCTCATCGCGCGGGAATCAAAACCATAATTCTTCCCAAATGGAACCGGAAAGATCTGGAGGAAATACCCTCAAAAGTAAGGAAAGAAATGAACTTCGTCTTCGTCAATGACATGCGTGAAGTTCTGAACATCGCGCTTTCCAGGAAATAA
- a CDS encoding polysaccharide biosynthesis/export family protein: MKKNSKGIICCLVSVLFVIVAGTVFAASSTYKISPGDSLEISVWKDQSLTRTLVVPPDGFISFPLIKDLDVSNLTVPELRDIVTKKLAAYVPDANVTVILLQTPSMTAYVMGKVNKPGQFPITTETTVLQILAMAGDLNPYAAGSKIFVLRHEKGKSTKIPFDYNEVKRFERLEQNIYLKRGDVVVVP, from the coding sequence ATGAAAAAAAACAGCAAAGGGATCATCTGCTGTCTGGTTTCTGTCTTGTTCGTCATTGTTGCAGGGACTGTCTTTGCTGCGAGCAGCACATACAAAATCAGTCCTGGAGACTCTCTTGAAATTTCCGTATGGAAAGATCAAAGTCTCACCCGAACACTGGTCGTCCCCCCGGATGGCTTCATTTCCTTCCCCCTGATCAAGGATCTGGACGTCTCCAATCTTACCGTTCCTGAACTTCGAGACATAGTTACCAAAAAACTGGCTGCCTATGTACCCGACGCCAACGTCACGGTCATTCTTCTCCAAACCCCAAGCATGACAGCCTATGTCATGGGCAAGGTCAACAAGCCCGGTCAGTTTCCTATCACGACAGAAACCACCGTCCTGCAGATTCTCGCGATGGCGGGAGATCTGAATCCTTATGCCGCGGGCAGCAAAATTTTCGTTCTTCGTCATGAAAAGGGGAAAAGCACAAAAATCCCCTTCGATTATAATGAAGTAAAGCGGTTTGAAAGACTTGAGCAAAATATTTACCTGAAACGCGGCGACGTCGTTGTGGTTCCGTAA